A portion of the Paenibacillus sp. PvR098 genome contains these proteins:
- a CDS encoding sensor histidine kinase, whose product MRDHKLFIWVVILLSTALLGEVKITPFDGDFRFSLGIAAYFFGLLWFSIPVLATGISAGVFIVFFRVVMDASLYGIPWPEGIVQHLPVFFYYVTFAAVISLLKIKTNVEYPLKVGFYGAIADMASNVAELLIRMGLDAVSNITTQGILLIVLIGLLRSFFVVGLCNILAIRQVRAQGEQRRQELERLMLINSDLFEEAFYLRKSMSNIEDITRESYQLSKELKNLSPPHAVRALHIAENVHEIKKDSQRILSGLSKIIQQEQMLSKRVSISVLCSMVARANENYSLLLGKTIELNTRCDVKLSTDEIYPLLSVLNNIVSNAVESIEIQGRIEIRVDLKFDSVVFYVTDNGPGISSDELDLIFHPGYTTKFDNEGNSSTGIGLSHAADIVRLLGGDICVYSVSGQTRFEVRIPSERLIQREEAEHAEILSGG is encoded by the coding sequence ATGCGGGATCATAAATTGTTCATCTGGGTCGTCATACTTCTGTCGACGGCGCTGCTTGGAGAAGTGAAAATCACTCCGTTCGATGGAGATTTTCGATTTTCACTTGGCATTGCAGCCTATTTCTTCGGATTATTATGGTTTTCTATCCCTGTTCTTGCTACAGGCATTTCTGCTGGAGTGTTCATCGTCTTTTTTCGGGTTGTGATGGATGCTTCGCTGTATGGCATTCCCTGGCCCGAAGGAATCGTACAGCATTTGCCCGTCTTTTTTTACTATGTTACGTTTGCAGCGGTCATTTCCCTGTTAAAGATAAAAACAAACGTAGAATATCCTTTAAAGGTAGGATTTTACGGCGCGATTGCGGATATGGCATCCAATGTAGCGGAATTGCTCATTCGTATGGGATTGGATGCAGTATCTAATATTACCACCCAAGGGATTTTGCTGATCGTTCTGATCGGCTTGCTTCGCAGCTTTTTTGTCGTCGGTCTGTGCAATATTTTAGCGATTCGACAGGTCCGGGCGCAGGGGGAGCAGCGTCGACAAGAGTTGGAACGGTTAATGCTGATTAATTCCGATTTGTTTGAAGAGGCCTTTTATCTTCGAAAATCAATGTCCAATATTGAAGACATTACTCGGGAGAGCTACCAGTTGTCCAAAGAGCTGAAAAATCTGTCTCCCCCTCACGCGGTGCGAGCGCTCCATATCGCAGAGAACGTGCATGAAATCAAGAAGGATTCCCAGCGCATTCTGTCTGGCTTATCTAAGATCATTCAACAGGAACAGATGCTTTCGAAGCGAGTTTCCATTTCGGTTCTTTGCTCGATGGTGGCGAGGGCCAATGAAAACTACAGTTTGCTGCTGGGAAAAACCATTGAGCTCAATACCCGCTGCGACGTTAAACTATCCACCGACGAAATTTATCCGCTTCTTTCCGTATTGAATAACATCGTGTCTAATGCGGTTGAATCGATTGAGATCCAAGGGCGAATCGAAATACGGGTTGATCTTAAATTCGATTCTGTTGTATTCTACGTGACAGACAATGGTCCCGGCATATCTTCCGATGAGCTGGACTTGATCTTTCACCCCGGCTATACGACCAAATTTGACAACGAAGGAAACTCTTCAACCGGTATCGGTCTTTCGCATGCCGCGGATATCGTTCGTTTGCTCGGAGGAGATATCTGCGTGTACAGTGTATCGGGACAAACGCGGTTTGAAGTCCGTATTCCGTCGGAACGTTTAATACAAAGGGAGGAGGCAGAGCATGCTGAAATTTTATCTGGTGGATGA
- a CDS encoding lactonase family protein: MEKKKKILAFLGSYAESDNPGLYSCWFDTETGGLEIIDQAEGLQNPTFLAVDKEGSKLYAITEETDSNGQRSGAAAAFAFDPSTGALTFSNKEMTVPSTTCHITLDHTRQCIMVSSYHGGMIGLSPLLEDGQVGKTADIHQHKGSSILPVQDRPRAHSVFIDRSNRFAIVSDLGLDRIFIYQLDISAHRLIPHGEVQVAPGSGPRHFAFHPSLPFGYVINELNATITGFAYDEKHGELSETQTVSTLPESYKGENACADIHISPDGRFLYGSNRGHDSIAVYSIDPSTGKLTLVEHASTLGGHPRNFALSPDGRFLLAANRDSNHIVTFTRDANTGKLLPTGSVLEVSKPVCIQFAAVD; this comes from the coding sequence ATGGAGAAAAAGAAAAAGATTCTCGCGTTCTTAGGATCCTACGCGGAATCCGACAATCCCGGACTGTATTCATGCTGGTTCGATACGGAAACCGGTGGTCTAGAAATCATCGACCAAGCTGAAGGCCTTCAAAACCCGACCTTTCTCGCCGTGGATAAAGAGGGTTCAAAGCTGTACGCCATAACAGAGGAAACGGACTCTAATGGACAGCGCAGCGGAGCTGCTGCTGCTTTTGCTTTTGACCCTTCAACCGGAGCATTAACGTTTTCAAACAAAGAGATGACCGTTCCGTCAACTACTTGTCATATCACTTTGGATCATACCCGCCAATGCATCATGGTGTCCAGCTATCATGGAGGCATGATCGGTCTGTCCCCCCTGCTGGAGGATGGCCAGGTGGGAAAGACCGCTGACATCCACCAGCATAAAGGCTCCAGCATTCTTCCCGTGCAGGACCGGCCGCGGGCGCATTCCGTATTTATCGACCGCTCCAATCGTTTTGCCATCGTTTCCGATTTGGGCCTTGACCGCATCTTTATCTACCAGCTGGATATCTCTGCCCACCGGTTAATTCCTCATGGAGAAGTACAGGTTGCTCCCGGTTCAGGTCCGCGGCATTTTGCCTTCCATCCTTCGTTGCCATTTGGTTACGTTATTAATGAACTCAATGCAACCATCACCGGGTTCGCCTATGATGAGAAACACGGGGAGTTAAGCGAAACCCAAACGGTTTCTACACTCCCTGAATCGTATAAGGGGGAAAATGCATGCGCCGATATTCACATTTCTCCCGACGGTCGTTTCCTTTATGGGTCCAATCGCGGACATGACAGCATCGCAGTGTACTCGATCGATCCATCAACGGGAAAGCTCACTTTAGTCGAACATGCCTCCACGCTTGGCGGGCATCCGCGCAACTTCGCGTTGTCGCCGGACGGACGCTTCTTGCTCGCGGCCAACCGGGATTCCAACCATATCGTTACGTTTACCAGAGATGCGAATACTGGGAAGCTGCTCCCTACGGGGAGCGTTTTGGAAGTGTCCAAGCCTGTGTGTATTCAATTTGCTGCTGTGGATTAA
- a CDS encoding radical SAM/SPASM domain-containing protein: protein MKTFKKVYIEITSVCNLACSFCPQTSRKANFIKLDTFNHILDQINPHTNHIYLHVKGEPLLHPKIDELLDASHAKGFKVNITTNGTLINKAKHKILGKPALRQMNFSLHSFDGHEGSTNREQYLADILSFVREAAEHQVIFSFRLWNLDQDNITNAERSRNRETLAMLEKEFNLDFRIEEKVAPGSGVKIADRIYLNQDHEFQWPSLQAPEDDGKGFCHALRSQAAVLVDGTVVPCCLDGEGVINLGNIHSTPFSEIVESERANNLFYGFSRREAVEELCRKCGYRQRFGA from the coding sequence TTGAAAACTTTCAAAAAAGTATATATCGAAATTACAAGCGTTTGCAATCTGGCCTGCAGCTTTTGTCCGCAAACCAGCCGAAAGGCGAATTTTATCAAGCTGGATACCTTTAATCACATATTGGATCAGATCAACCCGCATACGAATCATATTTATCTTCATGTCAAAGGCGAGCCTCTCCTCCATCCCAAAATCGATGAGCTGCTGGATGCAAGCCACGCCAAAGGATTTAAGGTCAATATAACGACCAACGGAACGCTGATCAATAAGGCGAAGCATAAAATACTGGGGAAACCGGCGCTGCGCCAAATGAACTTCTCGCTTCATAGCTTTGATGGACATGAGGGCTCCACCAATCGTGAACAATATTTGGCCGATATTCTTTCTTTTGTCCGTGAAGCGGCGGAGCATCAAGTGATCTTCTCGTTCAGGCTATGGAATTTAGATCAAGATAATATAACCAATGCGGAAAGGAGCAGAAATCGGGAAACGCTGGCCATGCTGGAGAAGGAGTTTAATCTGGACTTCAGAATTGAAGAGAAAGTAGCGCCGGGCAGCGGGGTCAAAATTGCCGATCGCATCTATTTGAATCAAGATCATGAGTTTCAATGGCCGAGTTTACAAGCGCCCGAAGATGACGGCAAAGGATTTTGCCATGCGCTTCGGAGTCAAGCGGCGGTACTTGTCGACGGAACGGTTGTGCCCTGCTGTCTGGATGGTGAAGGCGTGATTAATTTAGGCAATATCCATAGTACGCCTTTTTCGGAAATCGTAGAAAGCGAAAGAGCGAATAATCTCTTCTATGGATTTTCCAGGAGAGAAGCCGTTGAGGAGTTATGCAGAAAGTGCGGATATAGACAAAGATTTGGCGCTTGA
- a CDS encoding thiolase family protein: MKDNVYVLGTGIIRMGKYLDRSLKDLALEAITGALVDASVQAEQVECAFVANGMGGIVTGQECMLGQIVTQHAGIKGIPVFNIENACASGASALHLAIQRIRAGGSRLALVVGVEKLYHADRTVISTALASASDVELLPKDVPPTFFMETYAMQAKRYMEKYRCGVEPFAQVSVKNRYHASLNPYAQYRNEVTLDEVLQSPMIVDPLTRLMCSPISDGAAALIIGTAEHLNSSRPKIRVAASQVVSGNGHGSIVVRAAQSAFKEAEMKPVDVSVVELHDATCPAEIKICEELGIFGEGKGHRAVLEGYTTLGGRVPVNTSGGLVSKGHPIAATGVAQIIELYEHLCGRAGERQVENARVGLAENAGGWVNHDAGVCAVHLLERVE; the protein is encoded by the coding sequence TTGAAAGACAACGTATATGTGTTGGGTACGGGGATCATCCGCATGGGCAAATATTTGGACCGCAGTTTAAAAGATTTGGCACTGGAGGCCATTACCGGTGCGCTTGTGGATGCATCTGTTCAAGCAGAGCAAGTGGAGTGCGCCTTTGTGGCCAATGGCATGGGCGGAATCGTCACCGGACAGGAATGTATGCTTGGGCAAATTGTAACGCAGCATGCGGGAATAAAGGGAATTCCGGTGTTTAACATTGAAAATGCTTGCGCGAGTGGAGCGTCGGCTCTGCACTTGGCTATTCAGCGAATTCGAGCTGGGGGTTCGCGGCTGGCTTTGGTTGTCGGGGTTGAAAAGCTGTATCACGCAGATCGGACGGTTATCTCCACGGCACTGGCATCGGCTAGCGACGTCGAATTGCTTCCGAAAGATGTGCCGCCAACGTTCTTTATGGAAACCTACGCGATGCAGGCTAAACGGTATATGGAGAAATATCGGTGCGGCGTGGAGCCGTTTGCTCAAGTATCGGTGAAAAACCGTTATCACGCATCCTTGAATCCATATGCGCAGTATAGAAATGAAGTCACCTTGGATGAAGTGTTGCAATCTCCGATGATCGTAGATCCGCTAACGCGTCTGATGTGTTCTCCGATCAGCGATGGCGCTGCTGCTTTGATCATCGGGACAGCAGAGCATCTGAATTCAAGCAGGCCGAAGATTCGAGTCGCGGCAAGCCAGGTGGTCTCCGGTAACGGTCATGGCAGCATCGTTGTTCGCGCCGCTCAGTCTGCGTTTAAAGAAGCCGAGATGAAACCAGTAGATGTTTCGGTGGTGGAATTACACGATGCGACGTGCCCGGCCGAAATTAAAATTTGTGAAGAGCTGGGCATTTTCGGGGAGGGAAAAGGACACCGCGCTGTGTTAGAAGGCTACACCACCCTTGGCGGCAGGGTCCCTGTTAATACGAGCGGTGGATTGGTTTCCAAAGGGCATCCGATTGCCGCCACCGGTGTTGCCCAGATCATTGAGCTATATGAACACCTCTGCGGACGGGCAGGCGAAAGACAGGTCGAGAATGCCCGCGTAGGCTTGGCCGAAAATGCTGGCGGATGGGTAAACCATGATGCCGGTGTATGCGCCGTTCATTTGTTAGAAAGGGTTGAGTAA
- a CDS encoding MaoC/PaaZ C-terminal domain-containing protein — translation MTFEQFYVGQTFVTDKHRVTQEEMLEFAVKYDPQTIHLNQQVAAEGMYGNIIASGFLTLSVAWTLFIRAHIFGEESRAGAGMDKVRFLAPVFPGDSLYTIITILELRPSKSRPELGIVTFSFAVKNQHDLEVLTCQIVGLIMREDHVNLDEVTSSKD, via the coding sequence ATGACATTCGAACAATTCTACGTAGGACAGACCTTTGTAACAGATAAACACAGGGTCACTCAGGAAGAGATGCTGGAATTTGCCGTGAAATATGATCCCCAGACGATTCATCTTAATCAGCAGGTTGCAGCCGAAGGCATGTACGGCAATATTATAGCTTCCGGTTTCCTGACGTTATCCGTGGCTTGGACTTTATTCATCCGAGCCCATATTTTTGGCGAAGAAAGCAGGGCGGGAGCGGGTATGGACAAGGTTCGATTTCTTGCCCCCGTATTTCCTGGAGACTCCCTTTATACGATCATCACGATCTTGGAATTGCGGCCTTCCAAATCACGACCGGAGCTAGGCATCGTCACCTTTTCATTCGCTGTTAAAAACCAGCATGATCTTGAGGTGTTGACTTGCCAAATCGTCGGGCTCATTATGCGTGAAGATCATGTAAATCTGGACGAAGTGACCTCAAGCAAGGATTGA
- a CDS encoding AMP-binding protein, with protein MSELYQHLPWYRSPRYSDELEHELCTQPREKIKEIQSLRFKQVVNYAWDNIPFYRWLWSEAGVSPSHIHTIDDIQKLPTWNKNTQKLMIEKSPPFGNYYTFSGLSDAHFIVSTSGTTGSPIMMPLNEDDFPGLQDTFARTMGMVGVNSKDIVQVLFTFSTMGAAWCGTAGALGVGATVLPASSGKTTPSGKQIQWIKQAGVTVLYGTASYIKHLADVAENEGIDLVSSSVRILLTAGEMVSDATSKEIEQLWGAKHFDFYGTVDTMTWSSVNCEHSRLKHGKLGMHVWEDFGLIEVLDPNGKRVDNKEYGNMTVTSWAWKNSPRIRFSTGDRVAVDDTPCTCGRTLTRMLPILGRVDDMIRIKGQNIYPLAIESLLKSLEFEVHEYMVEVDSHNGRDEITLIIEQKNNSNDDLSMEINKRFQAAFNVTPIVKMVPLGSTAEMTKLGKEPKVKRIFDKRHKSIKV; from the coding sequence ATGTCGGAACTTTATCAACATCTTCCTTGGTACAGATCACCCCGTTATTCTGATGAGTTGGAACATGAGCTTTGTACGCAGCCCAGGGAAAAAATTAAAGAAATTCAATCCTTACGGTTTAAACAAGTGGTTAACTATGCGTGGGACAACATCCCGTTCTATCGTTGGCTGTGGAGTGAAGCCGGAGTCTCCCCCAGTCACATCCATACGATTGACGATATTCAAAAGCTGCCCACATGGAATAAAAATACGCAGAAGCTGATGATTGAAAAATCCCCTCCTTTCGGTAACTATTACACCTTTTCCGGTTTATCCGATGCACACTTTATCGTCTCCACCAGCGGTACGACAGGTTCTCCCATCATGATGCCATTAAATGAAGATGACTTTCCGGGGCTGCAGGATACCTTTGCTCGTACGATGGGTATGGTTGGGGTGAACTCCAAGGACATCGTTCAAGTATTGTTTACCTTTAGCACAATGGGTGCCGCATGGTGTGGAACGGCAGGAGCGTTAGGTGTTGGCGCTACGGTATTACCTGCGAGCAGCGGAAAAACGACCCCCTCCGGAAAGCAAATTCAATGGATTAAACAGGCTGGCGTGACCGTACTGTACGGAACAGCGAGCTATATTAAACACTTGGCTGATGTGGCAGAGAATGAAGGCATTGATCTGGTTTCGTCCTCCGTCAGAATACTGCTCACAGCCGGAGAAATGGTGTCGGATGCGACAAGTAAAGAAATAGAACAATTGTGGGGGGCCAAGCATTTTGATTTTTATGGCACCGTAGATACGATGACTTGGAGCTCTGTCAACTGCGAGCACAGCAGACTCAAGCACGGCAAACTGGGTATGCACGTGTGGGAGGATTTTGGATTAATTGAAGTGCTTGATCCGAATGGAAAGCGTGTGGACAACAAGGAATACGGAAATATGACAGTGACCAGCTGGGCCTGGAAAAACTCACCCCGGATTCGCTTCTCCACCGGTGACAGAGTTGCTGTTGATGATACGCCCTGCACATGCGGAAGAACATTGACCAGAATGCTGCCGATTCTGGGCAGAGTCGATGACATGATAAGAATTAAAGGACAAAATATTTATCCGCTGGCCATCGAAAGCTTGCTTAAATCGTTGGAATTTGAGGTTCACGAATATATGGTGGAAGTGGACTCTCATAACGGCAGGGATGAAATCACCCTTATTATTGAGCAAAAAAATAATAGCAATGATGATTTATCGATGGAGATCAATAAACGATTTCAAGCGGCATTCAACGTTACACCCATAGTAAAAATGGTTCCTTTGGGGAGCACGGCGGAGATGACAAAGTTAGGTAAAGAGCCCAAGGTTAAACGTATCTTTGATAAAAGACATAAATCTATAAAGGTTTAA
- a CDS encoding thioesterase family protein, with translation MNKIAFVQPDPQSWMEKFHFFIPIKVRYCETDLIGHVNNVSYFMYFEQGRIEYFENLELTEDLFSDKTVSVVANLECQYLASIYLKDPLKLHVRVAKMGRSSLDLEYALIVDDQLKAAGRGTIVLIDTKSGKSTPIPDTAREIIRSFEGNTPNK, from the coding sequence ATGAATAAGATAGCTTTTGTCCAGCCTGACCCTCAAAGCTGGATGGAAAAATTTCATTTTTTTATCCCCATTAAGGTACGCTATTGTGAGACTGACCTCATTGGACATGTGAATAATGTAAGTTATTTCATGTATTTCGAACAAGGACGTATCGAGTATTTCGAGAATCTCGAATTGACTGAAGACCTGTTCAGCGATAAAACGGTATCCGTCGTTGCTAACCTGGAATGCCAGTACCTCGCCTCTATATATCTGAAAGATCCTCTTAAGCTCCATGTTAGAGTTGCCAAAATGGGCCGTTCTTCATTGGATTTGGAATATGCGTTGATCGTGGATGACCAGTTAAAAGCGGCAGGGCGAGGGACGATCGTTCTGATTGATACGAAAAGCGGGAAAAGCACGCCCATACCCGATACGGCCCGAGAAATCATCCGTTCCTTTGAGGGGAACACTCCAAATAAATAA
- a CDS encoding response regulator produces MLKFYLVDDDPAVRKMVSRIISESGLGEVIGESEDGARTTKEDIRYAEIVIIDLLMPGRDGIETVKALREEGYEGRFIMISQVENKEMIGEAYQQGVDTFIQKPINRLEVLAVLRRVSDHVLLERSMQTIRHSLSLLETSGIGDAKGSTAGQKQRSIEEQARSLLPQLGIAGEAGASDLIHIVSWLKEQEQEGNMLTDLPPLKTIYEQVAKKNSYSPDASMLKDVRALEQRVRRLALQSLTHLSSLGLNDYGNPTFEYYASRLFDFQEVRNRMRELEEDSKTSSSKLNIRKFLYVFYMEACSLSH; encoded by the coding sequence ATGCTGAAATTTTATCTGGTGGATGACGACCCTGCCGTCCGAAAAATGGTATCTCGTATCATTAGCGAAAGCGGCCTCGGAGAGGTCATCGGCGAATCGGAAGATGGAGCTCGAACAACGAAAGAAGACATTCGGTATGCGGAAATCGTCATCATTGATTTGCTGATGCCAGGACGCGACGGGATTGAAACGGTCAAAGCTCTTCGGGAAGAAGGCTACGAGGGCAGATTTATCATGATCTCCCAGGTCGAAAACAAGGAAATGATCGGAGAGGCTTATCAGCAAGGGGTCGATACGTTCATCCAAAAGCCGATTAATCGCTTGGAGGTTCTTGCGGTTTTAAGACGAGTTTCGGATCATGTATTACTGGAGAGATCGATGCAAACGATCCGTCATTCGCTTAGTTTATTGGAGACGTCGGGAATCGGAGATGCCAAAGGAAGCACTGCCGGGCAGAAGCAAAGGTCCATCGAAGAACAAGCACGCTCCTTATTGCCGCAATTGGGAATCGCCGGCGAAGCGGGCGCCTCTGACCTGATCCATATTGTCAGTTGGTTGAAAGAGCAGGAACAGGAAGGCAATATGCTGACCGATTTGCCGCCGCTCAAAACCATTTATGAGCAAGTTGCTAAGAAGAACAGCTATTCGCCGGATGCAAGTATGCTTAAGGACGTTCGTGCGCTGGAGCAGCGGGTACGTCGGTTGGCGCTGCAATCCCTTACCCATCTTTCATCTTTGGGATTAAACGATTACGGAAACCCAACATTCGAATACTATGCATCCCGATTATTCGATTTTCAGGAAGTACGCAATCGAATGCGAGAATTAGAGGAAGACAGCAAGACGTCGTCCTCTAAGTTGAATATTCGAAAATTTCTGTATGTATTCTATATGGAGGCGTGTTCTCTGAGCCATTGA
- a CDS encoding MFS transporter, protein MKMKYGLMVVAFFVAALNSRPAINSIAPLLEIIRNDLSMSASIASLLTSIPVLCMGIFSPIAAKLSSKWGIERMLGWSLFIIGVGIGLRVFTHSTAFLLITAMIAGLGMAAAGPLLSGFIRLQFQNHVPSMIGVYTVALTLGATLSSGLSAPLQEVMHSWQKALGLWAVVAFLAVLVWWLFVTPHVQEGGNPLSSRQADGLPWTNKKAWMLTLSFGLMAMLFYSLTAWLPPIIQGMGYSKAYAAMVLTIFVFVQIPISFVLPMLLKRFPSRLHWLLAGAVLELIGLLMIALSMEPWIAAIFLGLGAGGLFPLNLLLPLDAARHAHEATTWSAMTQSVGYVIGAAGPIILGWIYDATSSFSFAVAGMIVINLAMIIVQLAAVPRKDIAKAD, encoded by the coding sequence ATGAAAATGAAATATGGCTTAATGGTTGTCGCTTTTTTTGTCGCTGCGCTAAATTCACGGCCAGCCATTAACTCGATAGCGCCGCTGCTCGAGATCATACGGAACGATCTAAGTATGAGCGCTTCGATAGCGAGCTTGTTAACCTCCATTCCAGTGCTTTGCATGGGAATCTTCTCCCCAATAGCTGCGAAGCTCAGCAGCAAATGGGGGATTGAGCGGATGCTCGGTTGGTCGCTATTCATCATCGGTGTTGGTATCGGACTACGCGTGTTTACTCACTCGACAGCCTTCCTGCTGATCACTGCGATGATCGCAGGTCTGGGCATGGCTGCTGCAGGACCACTGCTTTCCGGGTTTATCAGGCTCCAATTCCAGAATCATGTCCCCAGCATGATCGGGGTGTACACCGTTGCGCTGACGTTGGGCGCTACGCTCAGCTCTGGACTGTCTGCGCCGCTGCAGGAAGTAATGCACTCATGGCAGAAGGCTCTCGGCCTATGGGCCGTCGTTGCGTTCCTTGCTGTTCTGGTCTGGTGGCTTTTTGTGACGCCGCATGTCCAAGAGGGGGGTAATCCTTTGTCCTCGAGGCAGGCGGACGGGTTGCCTTGGACCAATAAGAAAGCGTGGATGCTGACTTTATCTTTCGGGCTGATGGCCATGCTGTTCTATTCCTTAACGGCTTGGCTGCCGCCGATCATTCAAGGCATGGGTTACAGCAAGGCGTATGCCGCGATGGTCCTTACGATATTCGTGTTTGTACAAATTCCGATCAGCTTCGTGCTTCCCATGCTGTTGAAACGATTCCCGTCCCGTCTTCATTGGCTTCTTGCGGGAGCGGTGCTGGAACTGATCGGCCTGCTGATGATTGCTCTTTCCATGGAGCCTTGGATCGCCGCAATCTTTCTTGGTCTGGGGGCCGGAGGATTGTTTCCGCTCAATCTGCTGCTCCCGCTTGATGCAGCGCGCCATGCTCATGAAGCGACAACCTGGTCTGCCATGACCCAATCTGTTGGATACGTCATCGGGGCCGCCGGACCGATCATCCTCGGTTGGATTTATGATGCGACATCCAGCTTCTCGTTTGCCGTTGCAGGTATGATCGTCATCAACCTTGCCATGATCATTGTGCAGCTTGCCGCCGTACCTCGCAAAGACATAGCAAAAGCAGACTAA
- a CDS encoding ABC transporter substrate-binding protein — translation MKKIMFIMMLVIALTVSGCSGGSQTDGVNTAGTGTSSEPIKIGYTGGFSGATATFGTPIFNAVSYAVEEINSNGGILGRKIELLKEDNEGDPFKGQQIVDKFASEKAQFFISGSGSAVALSEKQKAEMNKMLGIAATAGDPKVTNTNDPYYFTVIPTSDDLGGSIAYHAAENMGTKEVIVFARDDAFGKSISVPFMKIGEQYGMKTVKEYIYPVNAKDFTAYLSQGIKEFPNALIMITGYAPDGGLIAKQARGLGYNKSFFGNVSLINNEYVQIAGDAANNTIVSTTNYHKEGETGTAAGRFIEAWKKKFGHGPDDYEFRGYDSVYLLKEAIEKSGQFDPEAVRKALVQVKDYDGVSGKLTFKSNGSIEKILYITKINNGERELVTEVDPAKY, via the coding sequence GTGAAAAAAATCATGTTCATTATGATGCTTGTTATCGCCCTAACAGTGTCTGGCTGCAGTGGAGGCTCTCAAACCGATGGTGTAAACACAGCCGGCACCGGTACATCCTCTGAACCGATTAAAATCGGGTACACGGGCGGGTTCAGTGGAGCTACCGCAACGTTCGGCACTCCTATTTTTAATGCGGTGTCCTATGCAGTAGAAGAAATTAATAGCAATGGCGGGATATTGGGGCGGAAGATCGAGTTGTTAAAGGAAGATAATGAAGGGGACCCGTTCAAGGGGCAGCAGATTGTCGATAAATTCGCTTCAGAAAAGGCTCAATTTTTTATTTCCGGGTCAGGGAGCGCGGTAGCTCTGTCAGAAAAGCAAAAAGCGGAAATGAATAAAATGCTGGGGATTGCGGCGACAGCAGGGGACCCCAAAGTAACCAATACGAATGATCCGTACTATTTTACCGTTATACCTACCAGTGATGATTTGGGCGGTTCGATAGCCTACCACGCAGCAGAGAATATGGGAACAAAGGAAGTGATCGTATTTGCGCGTGATGATGCTTTTGGAAAGTCCATTTCCGTTCCGTTTATGAAAATAGGTGAGCAGTACGGAATGAAAACAGTGAAAGAGTACATCTATCCCGTGAATGCGAAAGACTTTACCGCCTATCTCAGTCAAGGAATTAAAGAGTTTCCGAACGCTTTAATTATGATTACCGGTTATGCTCCAGACGGTGGACTCATTGCGAAACAAGCACGAGGGTTGGGTTACAACAAGTCGTTCTTCGGGAATGTGTCATTAATTAATAACGAATATGTGCAAATCGCCGGCGATGCAGCGAATAACACCATCGTTTCTACGACGAACTATCACAAAGAGGGAGAAACGGGAACGGCGGCAGGCCGATTTATTGAGGCTTGGAAAAAGAAATTTGGGCATGGTCCGGATGACTATGAATTCCGGGGATACGATTCGGTTTATCTGTTAAAAGAAGCCATTGAAAAGTCTGGACAATTCGATCCCGAAGCGGTAAGAAAAGCGCTGGTTCAAGTAAAAGATTACGATGGCGTTTCAGGCAAATTGACCTTCAAGTCCAATGGGTCCATTGAGAAAATCCTGTATATTACAAAGATCAATAACGGCGAAAGGGAACTCGTTACAGAGGTAGATCCGGCTAAATATTAG